The Caproicibacterium lactatifermentans genome contains a region encoding:
- a CDS encoding RING finger protein — MTDLSGTKCPVCGKPFLPKDDIVVCPECGAPYHRACYQKVGHCLFEDKHGSGWSWEPPQDQQTDGEALRCPHCGHSNAAGALFCEHCGTPLPRAVENGGTDNSAVPPYGQGPTGQRPGQTPYGQTPPNGWPYGQMPFVFDPMAGVSPDESINGAKAGEVAKVVQSNTSYYLPVFVNAVKFHKRRFNFAAFLLGGAWMLYRKLYRLGAILTVIVLALEITGQFLTARFSNPLLLQIMNSLGFSSTTSLSMQQMYQVAGKVMQLPAGQQALFFLPEIMPIAVLVIHIIIGCTANKMYRKHCVGIVKEIDASATDENEAMIQYQEKGGVSIVWLTIALVCSLIASNSIYFLM; from the coding sequence ATGACCGACTTGAGTGGAACAAAATGCCCCGTATGCGGCAAGCCTTTTCTTCCAAAAGATGATATTGTTGTCTGCCCGGAATGCGGTGCTCCCTACCACCGCGCCTGTTACCAAAAGGTCGGTCACTGCCTTTTTGAAGACAAACACGGCAGCGGCTGGTCCTGGGAGCCGCCGCAGGACCAGCAGACTGACGGAGAAGCACTCCGCTGCCCGCACTGCGGTCACAGCAATGCAGCAGGCGCTCTGTTTTGTGAGCACTGCGGCACACCGCTGCCCCGTGCAGTGGAAAACGGCGGCACAGACAACAGCGCTGTGCCGCCGTATGGGCAGGGACCGACCGGTCAGCGGCCGGGGCAGACACCCTATGGGCAGACACCGCCGAACGGCTGGCCTTATGGGCAAATGCCCTTTGTCTTTGACCCCATGGCCGGCGTCAGTCCGGATGAATCAATCAACGGCGCAAAAGCCGGAGAAGTAGCGAAGGTTGTACAGAGCAACACCAGCTACTATCTTCCTGTATTTGTCAACGCGGTGAAATTCCACAAACGGCGTTTCAATTTTGCCGCTTTCCTGCTGGGCGGTGCATGGATGCTGTACCGCAAACTGTACCGGCTGGGTGCCATTCTGACTGTCATTGTTTTGGCACTGGAGATAACAGGCCAATTCCTGACTGCCCGCTTTTCCAATCCACTTCTGCTTCAGATTATGAACAGTCTGGGCTTTTCCAGCACCACATCCCTGTCCATGCAGCAAATGTATCAGGTAGCCGGTAAGGTGATGCAGCTTCCTGCCGGACAACAGGCCCTGTTCTTCCTGCCAGAAATCATGCCGATTGCCGTTTTGGTCATTCACATTATTATCGGCTGTACCGCCAATAAGATGTATCGAAAACACTGTGTTGGCATTGTCAAGGAAATTGACGCATCCGCCACCGACGAAAATGAAGCTATGATTCAGTATCAGGAAAAGGGCGGCGTCAGCATCGTCTGGCTAACCATCGCGCTGGTCTGTTCCCTGATTGCCTCCAATTCCATCTATTTCTTGATGTAG
- the prfB gene encoding peptide chain release factor 2 — translation MLQYEELRQKLNDMLPALNDLEDALGLKAMHNEIEELDMKASEPGFWDDMERSQKILQRSAHLKDKINSYEKLRSKWDDAMTLCDLADEENDLSLLPEAENTVKELEDALEQQRLQTLLTGEYDTKNAILTFHAGAGGTEAQDWAEMLYRMYTRWSERHSFKVKLLDYLDGEEAGLKSASILIEGENAYGFLKGENGVHRLVRVSPFDASGRRHTSFASVEVMPEIDDTIKVDIDPADIKMDVYRASGAGGQKVNKTSSAVRLTHIPTGIVVACQVERSQYQNRDVAMRMLKSKLMEIKEREHLEKIDDIKGVQKEIAWGSQIRSYVFMPYTMVKDHRTNYETANVNDVMDGNLDGFINAYLKALSQNELNAAAGSES, via the coding sequence ATGCTGCAATATGAAGAACTCAGACAAAAGTTAAACGATATGCTTCCAGCGCTGAATGACCTGGAGGACGCCCTGGGCCTCAAAGCCATGCACAACGAAATTGAGGAGCTGGACATGAAGGCGAGCGAACCGGGTTTCTGGGACGACATGGAAAGGTCACAGAAAATTCTGCAGCGTTCCGCACACCTGAAAGATAAAATCAATTCCTATGAAAAGCTGCGCAGCAAATGGGACGACGCCATGACACTGTGTGATTTGGCTGATGAGGAAAACGACCTTTCTCTTCTGCCGGAAGCGGAGAATACGGTCAAAGAGCTGGAGGATGCTTTGGAGCAGCAGCGTCTGCAAACATTGCTGACCGGCGAGTATGACACTAAGAATGCAATCCTTACGTTCCACGCGGGCGCAGGAGGTACGGAAGCACAGGACTGGGCGGAAATGCTGTACCGAATGTATACACGCTGGAGTGAGCGCCACAGCTTTAAGGTTAAGCTATTGGATTATCTGGACGGCGAAGAAGCCGGCTTGAAGAGTGCCAGTATTCTGATTGAGGGCGAAAATGCGTACGGATTCCTGAAAGGGGAGAACGGCGTTCATCGTTTGGTGCGTGTTTCTCCATTTGACGCTTCCGGCAGACGGCACACATCGTTTGCATCTGTAGAGGTTATGCCGGAAATTGATGACACCATCAAAGTGGATATTGACCCTGCGGATATTAAAATGGACGTTTATCGTGCCAGCGGTGCCGGCGGACAGAAGGTCAACAAGACCAGCTCCGCTGTCCGTCTGACGCATATTCCCACGGGTATTGTGGTTGCGTGTCAGGTGGAACGCAGCCAGTACCAAAACCGTGATGTGGCTATGCGTATGCTGAAAAGTAAGCTGATGGAAATTAAAGAGCGTGAGCACCTGGAAAAGATTGACGATATTAAAGGTGTGCAGAAAGAAATTGCATGGGGTTCCCAGATACGCTCCTATGTCTTTATGCCGTATACGATGGTAAAAGACCACCGCACCAATTACGAAACCGCCAACGTGAATGATGTCATGGACGGCAATCTGGATGGATTCATCAATGCTTATCTGAAGGCATTGAGCCAGAATGAACTGAACGCTGCGGCAGGCAGTGAATCCTAA